The genomic window GGCCTAATTTGGATTTTCAGCATCCGGATGACCCAAAAGTGCATGTACAGCCCATGTTTAAATACACGCTGCAAGACAAGTATTTCTTAAGTGATGAAAATGACATAGATAGATGTATGAGTAAGTTAGAGTGGCATTTTTCCAAGTGGTGAAAGTCGTTGCGGCATAGATCCAATTAATGGCAAACTGGAAatagatactactccctccgtcctgaaatacttgtcggagaaatgcataaaaatggatatatctagaactaaaatacgtctagatacgtcCATTcccccgacaagtatttccggacggagggagtacgtaggaGTACCCAAGAAGAAAAGATGCCAAATTGCCAAGTTGACTTGGTACAGACAAGCAACTTACAGGTTACTATTATTTGGTCAGATCCATCACCTAAGCTGTAAAGTTGCTGTTGCTGGGTCCGGGCCTTTCGTTGTGTCAATAATGCCTTGTTAGGAAAATGTAGTGCATAGTAGATATCCTATACGTCGCATAAAATTCATATTAGCATGAACGAAAAAAAGTAAGCTTTTTGAGAACTTCAGTCCTTTGATTGTCTGCTGATAGTAAAACATTTTGCTTGGCTGATCGATTCAAAATGACCGACCGAGTGCTGTGCCAGGCTGCTGGCTACCTTCCCTGCATGCTCAACAACTCCTTTCCGACTAATTCTTAGGGTTTTTTCTAAGATAATGAACTGATATTACAAGTTACCAGTAACGACGAAGATTGTAAGTTGCAAATGTCATCAACTTGCTATCTGAATAAGTTTCTGGAATCTCTGGAtccacaactactccctccgtccttgaaagagtgtacttccaactttgttggaaagtcaaagttTTCtctgtttgaccgtatttatacaataatagcCCAACGTTTATGctatcaaattagtagcattagattcatgataaaatatatttttgtcatatacctatttggtttcacaagcaTTGACATATATTTGCACAAACTTTGAGATATTTTGACcatccaacaaagttggaagtacactctttcaaggacagagggagtagctgttagaTCTTAAAAGCAAGATGGCAACTTTTCTACTGTTTACGAAAAGGAACAGCTATATTTAACTCTTCCCCTGATGATCAGAGGAATGGGAGACAGAAATACGAAACCGTTTTCAGAAATAGTATATCACAAATGACACACTTAGTTATCTATTTCTCACTGGTTAATTAGAAGCATTCTCATTTTAAATCCGTGAGCACCTGCTTGAGGTTTGGGGACTGAGTAAAACTACTCTATTGTTTTTTCTATCTGTCACCTCATTTTTCTTGCTATTTTGCAGACCTACCTGCCCAGCAAAATGCCCGCACCTTTGGTGCAATACCGGCGAAACGAACTCATCAATCTCCGAGGCGACGGTACAGAAAGAGAGTATAAGGAGCGTGACCGTGTGTACCGCTATGACTACTACAATGACCTGGGAGAGCCAGACAGGGGCGAGATGTATGCACGGCCGATCCTCGGCGGCAGCCAAGAACTTCCATATCCGCGCCGTGGCAGAACAGGCCGAGGCCCAACAAAAACAGGTGAGTTTGGTGTGGTATATCTTCAACTATGCACAGCCATGTCACCCTGCAATTGGACTCATATTGGGGGTTTGATCTTGTCACCAGACCCTAGATCAGAGAGCAGAATTCCTCAGTACAAGGTTAAGGAGGCCATGAACATCTATGTCTCACGCGATGAGCGCGTTGGGCACCTCAAGTTGTCTGACTTCCGTGGGTACTCTCTCAAGGCCATCACTGAGGCTATTCTTCCGATAATTAGGACCTATGTTGACAGTACACCCAAGGAGTTTGATTCGTTTCAAGATATCTATAATCTCTATGATGGTCTTCTGAAAGTGCCGGATAACCAACACTTAAAGGAGCTCAAGAATAAAATCCCCCCTCAGTTTATTAAAAGTCTTTTAACAGTTGTTGGTGACGACCTCCTAAACTTGCCCCTTCCACATGTTATCAAATCAGGTAATCAGCTGTGTACATGACATAATACGGCCATCCCTTGTTTTACACTTTATACTTCTTACAACTTAATTATTTTCTTAAATTGTAGATCTATATGCTTGGAGGTCAGATGAGGAGTTTGCACGTGAGATGCTTGCAGGCGTGAACCCGGTTTGCATCAGACGTCTGACGGTTAGCACCTATATATGACATTTAAAGAAGAATAAACCATCTCCTCATAATCGATTGAGAATTCCTCATCTGTTTGGTATTTTATGACCACAGGAGTTCCCTGTAAAAAGTACTCTGGATCCCAGTGTGTACGGGGACCAGTCAAGCACAATCACTGAAGATCAAATTCAGCAGAACCTGGAAGAAGGCCTCACAGTGAAACAGGTGTGTTGAATGAGTCATTGAGCTGCAAATTGCTAGTGAACAAGTACTGAATAATCAGATGAGATTGATTGTCCTAACAACCATGTATTGTGCAGGCAATGGAGAGGAACAGGCTCTTCATTTTAGATCACCACGATAACTTCATGCCATTCCTTGGCCGCATCAACAAGTTGGAAGGCAACTTCATCTACGCTTCAAGGACCCTGCTGTTCCTCAAGGCCGACGGGACGCTCAAGCCCTTGGCCATTGAGCTGAGCCTGCCGCACCCTGATGGGCTTCAGCATGGCGCAGAGAGCAGGGTGTATGTTCCGGCTGACGAACGAGTTGACGGCCAGATCTGGCAGCTTGCCAAGGCTTACGCCTGCGTCAATGACTCTGCTTGGCATCAACTGATCAGCCACTGGTATGAATGATGAGTATATATAGATTCCAATTGATACCAAATTAGTACTGAGCTAATTTTATAGTGTTTCTCTAGGTTGAACACACATGCGGTGATGGAGCCGTTTGTGATTGCGACGAACCGGCAACTGAGTGTGGTGCATCCCGTGCACAAACTGCTGAGCCCACACTACCGCGACACGATGAACATCAACGCCATGGCGCGGACGGTGCTCATCAACGCTGGCGGCTTATTTGAGCTGACTGTCTTCCCAGGAAAGTATGCGCTCGAGATGTCTTCAGTGGTGTATAAGAAGTGGAAACTCACCGAGCAGGGCCTCCCCGACGACCTAGTCAAAAGGTAAATAGAGGAGCTCATTTTTTTTTAGCGTGGAAGAATATTTGACTGAAGATGAATTTTGCTTGCTTGTTTGTGTGCGCATTGCATGCAAGGGCATGGCTGTGCGAGACCCGTCGAGCCCATACGGCATCCGTCTGCTGCTAAAGGACTACCCGTACGCCGTGGACGGGCTGGCGATCTGGTGGGCAATCCAGCAATGGGTAAAGGAGTACTTGGGCATCTATTACCCCAACGACGGCGTGCTCCAGGCTGACAAGGAGCTAAAGGAGTGGTGGAAAGAGGTGCGCGAGGTCGGGCACGGCGACCTCAAGGACGAGGACTGGTGGCCCAAGATGGAGACCGTCGAGGAGCTGGGCAAGACGTGCATCACCATCATCTGGGTGGCGTCGGCCCTGCACGCGGCAGTCAACTTTGGGCAGTACCAGTATGCGGGGTACGTCCCAAACCGGCCAACGGTCAGCCGGCGGAAGATGCCGGTGCCCGGAACGGAGGAGTATACACAGCTAGAGCGTGGTGAGGAAGAGGCCGACAGGGTTTTCATCCACACCATCAGCCAGTGCTTCCAGAGCATGCTCGCCCTGACCCTCCTCGAGACCCTGTCGAAGCACACGTCGGACGAAGTGTACCTCGGGCAGCGCGACACGCCAGAGTGGACGTCGGATGCCAAGGCGCTGGAGTTGTTCGAAAGGTTCGGCACACAGCTGGTGGAGATCGAGGAGCGGATCACGGCCATGAACAACGACCCGGCGCTCAAGAACCGGAACGGGCCGGTGAATATGCCGTACACGCTGCTGTACCCCAACACGTCGGACCTCACTGGCGACAGAGGCCGGGGGCTCTCGGGCTTGGGCATCCCCAACAGCGTCTCCATATGAGCCTCCGTCGTCGGTTTGTTGTGTCGCGCAGTGCATTGCGTTTCTTTCTTCCAATGTTGTCAGGTCGTCAAACAAAGAATAAGTATTGTTGGCCCCCGATTATTTTTTAGTAATTTCCAAACGTTCAGATAGGTACAAAAATTCCATGGTAACTTTGAGATTGgagaacggggggggggggggggggggtgatttgttgaaaaacataccaaACGATAACTTTCGTTTAGAACATACTCCGGTAGCTTATgcataaataacatggtaatatataaCCGTGGAGCTGATAACTCATGTACAAACACCCGCAACAACCTTTGACCTGGGAAAAAGTTGTTGTAAATATACCTCTAATAATCGCCGTAACTTTTTTAACAAGGAAAAAATTGTTGAAAAATATATGAACTGGAAACCCGATAACTTAAGTAGAaaacaccatgataactttgaCCTATGGAAAAATAGTTGAAAAATATACCCTTCAGTAACTttcgtgtaaataacatgatatttTACTCATCTCAGACTATTGAATTGTATACGAACACCATGATAACTTTGACCGGGGTGAAAGCGTAACCTCCATAAGTATATATGTGAATACCATGataatagcaactagcactgggcaatAAGTTAGTACATTAGtgtcaaaaaatgatataaaattgcttgTAACTATATTTTCATGGGTGCCAAAAATGATATATTTTCATATATTTACAAGCAGTGTGTTGACAATGTAATTTAATTCctagccctagccgccgccggggcctagcccatcctcctcccctcctcccgccGCTGCCGGAGGACGCCGACGGCGGTGGCGCGGGCTCTTCCTCCCTCCCGCGTCTCAAGGGTGGCGGGACCCCAACATGCGTGGAGGTGCGGCCGATCTAGAAGTGACGGCGTtggcttcgacggcggcggcggtcggccctgCCTCGGGCTACGGGCGGCTACTGCGGCGGCTGgcctggatcgggcggcggcgcgatgcggtctTCGGCGGCATGTCATCTGGCTTTAGATCGGCGGCGGCGTTGAGGGCCTGGTAGACTGCTTGGCGGCACCCATGGCAGATCTGTTCTGGCCGGTGTAGccagtggtggtggtcatcttcttcgtcggcggtggccggccagaagcttggtgatcggatctcgagatccatcatgtagtcccggctgcgagttggggagacatggttgcaGGTGAAAGCCGAGTCGACGGCAGGCGATGGCTGCGTtctacgtcgttaccttgatgaaggcatcgtcttataactactgtcgacccactcgtgctcctccgggggaaaccctaggatctgatGTTCCAGAtcagacgatggcggcactgcggtgtcgtttctcttttgggagcatcgtttgtggagcagcgctggaagtcagaggcaggaggtggagcggcttcgtcttgcatggagcttcggtggagatgtcaagtcatgcctgaccgacaggtgctacgcttggtcatgcctggtcggcaggtgctacgcacgacagatcctccaaggacttcaagttgtgtcggctggtgatgttggggaacgtagtaatttcaaaaaatttcctacacacacgcaagatcatggtgatgatatagcaacgagaggggagagtgttcgtccacgtaccctcgtagaccgtaagcggaagcgttagcacaacgcggttgatgtagtcgtacgtcttcacgatccgaccgatccaagcaccgaacgtatggagcctccgagttcagcacacgttcagctcgatgacgtcccacgaactccgatccagccgagtgtcgagggagagttccgtcagcacgatggcgtggtgacgatcttgatgttctaccggcgcagggcttcgcctaagcttcgcgacgatatgaccgaggtggaatatggtggaagggggcaccgcacacggctaaggaacgatccgtagatcaacttgtgtgtctatggagtgccccccgcccccgtatataaaggagccaggggggaggaggccgccggcctaagggggcgcgccaaggggggagtcctactcccaccgggagtaggactccccttttccaagtTGGAGTGGGAGAGAAGGAGGAAAGaggggaggaggggaaggaaaagggggggcgccgcccccctttccttgtcctattcggactaggaggggggaggggcgcgcggccccctccttgctccttcctcttctccctcttggcccatgtaggcccattaacctcccggggggttccggtaacctcccggtactccggtaaaatgccgatttcacccggaaccattccgatgtccaaatataggcttccaatatatcaatctttatgtctcgaccattccgagactcctcgtcatgtccgggatcacatccgggactccgaacaaacttcggtacatcaaaacttataaactcataataaaactgtcatcgaaacgttaagcgtgcggaccctacgggttcgagaactatgtagacatgacctaaaaccattctcggtcaataaccaatagcgggacctggatgtccatattggttcctacatattctacgaagatctttatcggtcaaaccgcataacaacatactttgttcccattgtcatcggtatgttacttgcccgagatttgatcgtcggtatccaatacctagttcaatctcgttaccggcaagtctctttactcgttctgtaatacgtcatctcataactaactcattagttacatgcttgcaaggcttaggtgatgagtattaccgagagggcccagagatacctctccgacaatcggagtgacaaatcctaatctcgaattatgccaacccaacatgtaccttcggaaacacctgtagagcacctttataatcacccagttacgttgtgacgtttggtagcacacaaagtgttcttccggtaaacgggagttgcacaatctcatagttgtaggaactttgtatatgtcatgaagaaagcaatagcagtatactaaacgatcaagtgctaagctaacggaatgggtcaagtcaatcacatcattctcctaatgatgtgatcccgttaatcaaatgacaactcttttgtccatggctaggaaacataaccatctctgataaacgagctagtcaagtagaggcatactagtgacactatgtttgtctatgtattcacacatgtattatgtttccggttaatacaattctagca from Triticum aestivum cultivar Chinese Spring chromosome 3B, IWGSC CS RefSeq v2.1, whole genome shotgun sequence includes these protein-coding regions:
- the LOC123067109 gene encoding probable linoleate 9S-lipoxygenase 4; protein product: MLRSTLPLHRVTAKNKEAWRKEASKKKVRILGRAVLVMRDVLDLGGFHGSLLDGAQKLLGSDDNICFHLISATLPDPSKGNSRWVGRRAHVQEMVVTKKSTAARESFFTVTFDSDESQGIPGAVIVRNNYHDEFLLKTLTIEGVPRKGTVVFVANSWIYPNDDRVFFANDTYLPSKMPAPLVQYRRNELINLRGDGTEREYKERDRVYRYDYYNDLGEPDRGEMYARPILGGSQELPYPRRGRTGRGPTKTDPRSESRIPQYKVKEAMNIYVSRDERVGHLKLSDFRGYSLKAITEAILPIIRTYVDSTPKEFDSFQDIYNLYDGLLKVPDNQHLKELKNKIPPQFIKSLLTVVGDDLLNLPLPHVIKSDLYAWRSDEEFAREMLAGVNPVCIRRLTEFPVKSTLDPSVYGDQSSTITEDQIQQNLEEGLTVKQAMERNRLFILDHHDNFMPFLGRINKLEGNFIYASRTLLFLKADGTLKPLAIELSLPHPDGLQHGAESRVYVPADERVDGQIWQLAKAYACVNDSAWHQLISHWLNTHAVMEPFVIATNRQLSVVHPVHKLLSPHYRDTMNINAMARTVLINAGGLFELTVFPGKYALEMSSVVYKKWKLTEQGLPDDLVKRGMAVRDPSSPYGIRLLLKDYPYAVDGLAIWWAIQQWVKEYLGIYYPNDGVLQADKELKEWWKEVREVGHGDLKDEDWWPKMETVEELGKTCITIIWVASALHAAVNFGQYQYAGYVPNRPTVSRRKMPVPGTEEYTQLERGEEEADRVFIHTISQCFQSMLALTLLETLSKHTSDEVYLGQRDTPEWTSDAKALELFERFGTQLVEIEERITAMNNDPALKNRNGPVNMPYTLLYPNTSDLTGDRGRGLSGLGIPNSVSI